The Thermodesulfobacteriota bacterium genome has a window encoding:
- a CDS encoding DUF3783 domain-containing protein — translation MKHKEQFTKVGKSNKRMYGPKGLLVCGYPEEAWNDFLNLVDQVGLSDTRVVFASSNDLEESVGDMLTDESKAGFAGASDMPRAVIMSGLTQNELHRLLTAYREAGFASQIWATLTPVSQNWPLGHLLNELQTENKAMKNKGKN, via the coding sequence TTGAAGCACAAAGAGCAGTTTACCAAGGTAGGGAAATCGAATAAGCGCATGTACGGACCCAAAGGATTGCTGGTTTGCGGCTATCCTGAAGAAGCATGGAATGATTTTCTCAACCTGGTTGATCAGGTCGGCCTATCAGATACCCGGGTCGTTTTTGCTTCCTCAAATGATCTTGAAGAAAGCGTCGGTGATATGCTGACCGATGAAAGTAAAGCCGGATTTGCGGGCGCCTCAGACATGCCGAGAGCTGTGATCATGTCCGGATTGACCCAAAATGAGTTGCATCGTCTACTGACGGCCTATCGGGAGGCAGGGTTTGCCAGTCAAATTTGGGCCACCCTGACCCCTGTTTCACAAAATTGGCCTCTGGGACATCTCCTCAACGAACTGCAGACAGAGAATAAGGCCATGAAAAATAAAGGGAAAAACTGA
- the serB gene encoding phosphoserine phosphatase SerB: MMSSLYVISAVGKDKPGLVHSLTNVLADLNINIVDADARAVRGHFSMFLVVDLVTSKYSYEDMVQALESVSTHFDLGLRTEKYVAGRRKSNKKLMVLTFMGRDRPGIVASISGILSENSINIEQIKMIARGEYIAIDMTIDTCDLPHTQSLRKILYRHTEELGLDFSLRNDNVFSRPKRVIVFDCDSTIIQQEVIDELAKTAGVDQVVKEITNRAMNGAMDFQESLKERVKLLKGLPVKKLELLSNTIKLTPGAEELISTLRFMGYKIAVISGGFSFFTDYLKKLLNLDYVFANELEIENGVVTGKIKGEIIDAEKKGELLKQIADIEGIDADQIVAVGDGSNDRFMFSNAGLAIGFNPKEILKDFSDGVITSDNISGLLYFLGIPDTDNKE; the protein is encoded by the coding sequence ATGATGAGCTCTCTTTATGTTATATCTGCGGTGGGAAAAGACAAACCCGGCCTGGTCCATTCATTGACGAACGTTCTGGCCGATTTGAACATCAATATCGTGGACGCTGATGCGCGAGCGGTCAGGGGCCATTTTTCCATGTTTCTGGTGGTGGATTTGGTTACTTCTAAATATAGCTATGAAGATATGGTTCAGGCTCTTGAATCTGTGAGCACCCATTTTGATTTGGGCTTGCGTACCGAAAAATATGTGGCCGGACGCCGTAAGTCCAACAAGAAGTTAATGGTACTAACCTTTATGGGCCGTGATCGCCCAGGAATTGTCGCTTCCATTTCAGGCATTCTATCTGAAAACTCAATCAACATAGAACAGATCAAGATGATTGCCCGTGGTGAATACATCGCCATAGACATGACCATTGACACTTGCGATTTACCCCATACCCAGTCCCTTCGCAAGATATTGTACAGACATACCGAAGAACTGGGACTCGATTTTTCCCTGCGGAACGACAATGTCTTTTCCAGGCCCAAGCGTGTCATTGTTTTTGATTGTGACAGTACCATTATCCAGCAGGAAGTGATTGATGAACTGGCCAAGACCGCCGGTGTGGATCAGGTTGTTAAAGAAATTACCAACAGGGCAATGAACGGCGCCATGGATTTTCAAGAGTCTTTGAAGGAGAGAGTCAAACTGCTAAAAGGACTGCCTGTAAAAAAGCTTGAATTGTTGAGCAACACAATCAAACTTACACCAGGGGCGGAGGAATTGATTTCAACCCTTAGATTTATGGGATATAAGATCGCTGTAATTTCAGGAGGGTTTAGTTTCTTTACCGACTACCTTAAAAAGCTCCTTAACCTGGACTACGTTTTTGCCAATGAGCTTGAAATAGAAAACGGTGTTGTTACAGGGAAAATAAAAGGAGAAATCATTGATGCGGAAAAAAAAGGCGAGTTACTGAAACAAATCGCCGATATTGAGGGCATTGACGCCGATCAGATCGTTGCCGTTGGCGATGGCTCAAACGACCGCTTTATGTTCAGTAATGCCGGTTTAGCCATCGGTTTCAATCCCAAAGAAATCTTAAAGGATTTCAGTGACGGTGTGATCACCAGCGACAATATTTCCGGGTTGCTCTATTTTTTGGGCATACCGGATACGGATAATAAAGAATAA
- a CDS encoding AAA family ATPase, which translates to MVKEYELPPSKLRSICNPAQFKFKNTGQVSPLDGVIGQERAVRAIEFGLNMNSPGYNVFVSGVEGTGKSTIIKYIVNQHAKKRPTPDDWCMVNNFKDEFCPKTISVPSGKANLFKKQIDRLINDLKVELPKAFTDESFQEKTAEIKEKYSKKQQQLFQQLDQSAAEKYLMINKTQTGFQTIPLVDGKPMSPEAFQALSEEKRTEINKNIHSLQTEIESTLRENNKLNHNLRKQISKLMEEMALFVVKNHMDILRNRYKDSHDILNYLNEVQEDIVENVNDFINSKKDKGESLFSKSSKPTFQEYRINVLVDHKQQKGAPVIFEANPTYNNVFGHIEKRAYMGTLMTDYTMVQAGSLLKANGGYLIMEIESVLMNPYVWEALKRALQNKLLFIEDLASGMGMGASSLRPEPISLEVKVILIGSYHLFEKLQNHDSKFNKIFKVRADFDYEVERNDNTVQQYAQFVARTCAEENLLPLSPKGVAAIVEYGEKQISHKDKLSLRFGKIHGILKEADYWARGKNARTISEKYVEKVLNEHKFRHNLYEEKVHESYKDETILIDVKNDIVGQVNALAVYQIGENAFGRPSRITAETYMGKAGIINIERESKLSGKTHDKGMLILSGFLGRTFAQNYPLSLSISITFEQSYGGIDGDSASSTELYAILSSLSDIPIHQGIAVTGSVNQKGMIQAIGGVNEKIEGFFDVCNTKGLTGKQGVIIPVANVKNLMLKKEVIDAVKKKKFHIYQVATVEEGIEILTGIPAGKPDKQGNYAEKTVFKKVQDKLLRYLERTYEIKKWAK; encoded by the coding sequence ATGGTAAAAGAGTATGAACTTCCCCCGTCCAAACTCAGGTCAATATGTAATCCGGCGCAATTTAAGTTTAAAAACACGGGACAGGTTTCACCCTTAGATGGTGTGATCGGGCAGGAGAGGGCGGTTCGCGCCATTGAATTTGGCTTAAACATGAACAGTCCGGGTTATAATGTCTTTGTTTCGGGAGTTGAAGGTACCGGGAAATCAACCATTATCAAGTACATCGTCAATCAGCACGCTAAAAAGCGCCCGACGCCGGATGACTGGTGCATGGTGAATAATTTTAAAGACGAATTTTGCCCCAAAACAATTTCGGTTCCCTCGGGCAAAGCGAATCTATTTAAAAAGCAGATCGACCGGTTGATTAATGACCTCAAAGTGGAGCTTCCGAAGGCCTTTACAGACGAGTCATTCCAGGAAAAGACCGCTGAAATCAAAGAAAAATATTCAAAAAAACAACAGCAACTATTTCAACAGCTGGATCAATCAGCGGCAGAAAAATATTTAATGATTAATAAAACCCAAACAGGCTTTCAAACGATCCCGCTGGTGGATGGAAAGCCGATGTCGCCCGAGGCCTTTCAGGCACTGTCCGAGGAGAAGCGGACTGAAATAAATAAAAACATTCATTCACTGCAAACAGAGATCGAATCCACTCTGAGGGAAAACAACAAGCTGAACCATAACCTGCGAAAACAAATTAGTAAATTAATGGAGGAAATGGCACTGTTTGTGGTGAAAAACCACATGGATATATTAAGAAATCGCTACAAAGACAGCCATGATATTTTAAATTATTTAAATGAGGTTCAGGAAGATATTGTGGAAAATGTGAATGATTTTATCAACTCCAAAAAGGACAAAGGGGAAAGTTTGTTCTCAAAGTCTTCCAAACCCACTTTTCAAGAATATCGGATCAACGTTCTGGTCGATCACAAACAACAAAAAGGCGCTCCGGTTATTTTTGAAGCAAACCCCACCTATAATAACGTTTTCGGCCACATTGAGAAAAGAGCCTATATGGGAACCCTGATGACCGACTATACCATGGTTCAGGCCGGTTCTCTGCTAAAGGCCAACGGTGGCTATCTGATCATGGAAATTGAGTCCGTCCTCATGAACCCGTATGTGTGGGAAGCCTTGAAAAGAGCACTGCAGAACAAGCTTCTTTTCATCGAAGATTTGGCATCGGGGATGGGAATGGGTGCCTCTTCTCTCCGTCCCGAGCCTATATCCTTGGAGGTGAAAGTCATATTAATCGGCAGCTATCACCTGTTTGAGAAGCTGCAAAACCACGATTCCAAATTCAATAAAATCTTTAAGGTCCGGGCGGATTTTGATTATGAGGTTGAACGAAACGACAATACGGTCCAACAATATGCCCAATTTGTTGCCCGCACCTGTGCAGAAGAAAACCTGCTTCCGCTATCGCCCAAAGGCGTGGCTGCTATTGTGGAATACGGAGAAAAGCAAATTTCACATAAAGATAAGCTTTCCTTAAGATTTGGAAAGATTCATGGAATATTAAAGGAGGCCGACTATTGGGCGAGGGGAAAGAATGCCCGGACTATTTCAGAAAAATATGTGGAGAAAGTCCTTAATGAACATAAATTCAGACACAATCTGTATGAAGAAAAGGTTCATGAGTCTTATAAAGATGAGACCATACTCATTGATGTAAAAAATGATATCGTGGGGCAGGTGAACGCCCTGGCTGTGTACCAAATCGGGGAAAATGCATTTGGTCGCCCATCAAGGATAACCGCAGAAACCTATATGGGCAAGGCGGGTATTATTAATATTGAGCGGGAATCCAAGCTAAGCGGGAAAACCCATGATAAAGGGATGTTGATCCTTTCGGGTTTTTTAGGTCGGACTTTTGCCCAGAATTATCCTTTGAGTCTTTCCATCAGCATCACCTTCGAGCAGAGTTATGGGGGTATTGACGGTGACAGCGCATCTTCCACCGAACTGTATGCCATTCTTTCCAGTTTGTCGGATATTCCCATCCATCAGGGGATTGCCGTTACCGGTTCGGTTAACCAGAAGGGAATGATTCAAGCCATCGGCGGTGTGAATGAAAAGATCGAAGGATTTTTTGACGTTTGCAATACCAAAGGACTTACCGGCAAACAAGGGGTGATCATTCCTGTTGCCAATGTAAAGAATCTCATGCTTAAAAAAGAAGTGATTGATGCGGTAAAAAAGAAGAAATTTCACATCTACCAGGTGGCAACTGTTGAGGAAGGAATCGAGATATTAACCGGTATACCGGCCGGGAAACCGGATAAACAGGGAAATTATGCTGAAAAGACCGTGTTTAAGAAAGTCCAGGATAAGCTATTAAGATACCTGGAACGAACGTATGAAATTAAAAAGTGGGCAAAATAG
- a CDS encoding ribonuclease H-like domain-containing protein — MNLLSFDIEISDVFKLGQHEDMETYAPFHISVAATAIHAGEERVWYSEDEEGRPVLNLTPKRAHELLEYLDEMQRKGFMVCAWNGLGFDLKWIGHQADDMALAARIALKSYDPMFQFFNQAGFPVSLGNVAQAMGISQQKLMDGADAPKEWRAGNWQKVMDYCLGDCQMTNLIIRAIQKARQVRWVTAKGYVSSKPLSRLKPVEEVIQDPGPDQSWMDTPIPKSKFYRWVDQAAKRR; from the coding sequence ATGAATTTGCTGAGTTTTGACATAGAAATTTCGGATGTCTTCAAGCTGGGCCAACATGAGGACATGGAGACGTATGCGCCGTTTCATATTTCGGTGGCAGCAACGGCAATCCATGCCGGAGAAGAGCGGGTGTGGTATTCCGAGGATGAGGAAGGTCGCCCGGTGTTAAATTTGACGCCGAAGCGGGCACATGAACTTTTGGAGTATCTTGACGAGATGCAGCGGAAGGGATTCATGGTCTGCGCGTGGAACGGCTTGGGTTTCGACCTGAAATGGATCGGACATCAGGCCGATGATATGGCCCTCGCTGCCCGTATCGCGTTGAAGAGTTACGATCCCATGTTTCAGTTCTTCAACCAGGCCGGTTTTCCCGTCAGCCTGGGGAATGTGGCACAAGCGATGGGTATTTCACAACAAAAACTCATGGACGGTGCAGACGCACCAAAGGAATGGCGTGCAGGAAATTGGCAGAAAGTAATGGACTACTGCCTTGGTGATTGTCAGATGACCAACCTCATCATCCGAGCCATACAAAAAGCCCGACAGGTTCGATGGGTGACGGCCAAAGGATATGTCAGTTCAAAGCCCCTGTCACGTCTCAAGCCGGTCGAGGAAGTTATCCAGGATCCAGGGCCTGACCAGTCATGGATGGATACACCCATACCAAAGAGCAAATTCTATAGGTGGGTTGACCAAGCTGCAAAGAGGCGATAA